A genomic stretch from Scheffersomyces stipitis CBS 6054 chromosome 6, complete sequence includes:
- a CDS encoding predicted protein, whose protein sequence is MYAIVVNSFMVVFRGIWSVFNLVVITPIYYFVYIQYMLVLHLLLIPIQLLVSITIYTALIKIPIVIPLSYVLELNDSNPERADNAWLAAQLHLFFVNFTHFAMVSVFLGICAGTILGWNIIGIRYLLTWGKRKTKKGSRSLYKSYQGSKVSTRNANISSPDRKRFVTPVSSAKSSPRRDASAQSTPLLSRLLNTVVVDDHTETRATGSNIHTSGNLRGRSTNKTKQELVYEDDDGYSYSMYSKRSKEQLPQIVSPSKQNKRSSEKGTDSKKTTFAQPVEAELPLADPIEEEIGTIAEESETESMNDGATLFSNVRNDATLASSVREEPK, encoded by the coding sequence ATGTATGCAATAGTAGTGAATTCATTTATGGTGGTGTTTAGAGGTATCTGGTCAgtattcaacttggtgGTAATTACACCCATATACTACTTTGTATACATCCAGTACATGCTAGTTCTACATCTATTGTTGATTCCCATCCAGCTCCTTGTTCTGATTACCATCTATACGGCGCTCATCAAGATTCCTATAGTGATACCACTTTCGTATGTACTCGAGCTAAACGACTCCAATCCAGAAAGGGCGGACAATGCCTGGTTAGCAGCCCAACTCCACCTCTTTTTTGTCAATTTTACCCATTTCGCCATGGTCAGTGTGTTTTTGGGAATTTGTGCTGGCACCATCTTGGGCTGGAATATCATTGGCATTCGATACTTGCTTACATGGGGTAAAaggaaaacaaagaaaggGTCTAGATCGCTCTACAAAAGCTACCAAGGTAGCAAGGTGTCTACTAGAAATGCTAATATAAGTAGTCCAGACAGGAAACGGTTTGTCACTCctgtttcttctgcaaaGAGCTCTCCCAGAAGAGATGCTTCTGCCCAGAGCACGCCTCTATTAAGCAGATTGTTGAATACTGTGGTAGTAGATGACCACACTGAAACAAGAGCTACAGGCTCAAATATACACACGTCAGGAAATCTCAGAGGTCGCCTGACGAATAAGACGAAACAGGAGCTTGTttatgaagatgacgacgGCTACAGTTACAGCATGTATTCGAAGAGGCTGAAGGAACAACTTCCACAAATTGTTTCACCTCTGAAACAGAATAAAAGGTCGAGTGAGAAAGGTACCGACTCGAAGAAGACTACCTTTGCTCAGCCTGTAGAGGCTGAACTCCCTCTTGCAGATCCTATAGAGGAAGAAATTGGCACCATAGCTGAAGAAAGTGAGACCGAATCAATGAATGACGGGGCTACGCTTTTCTCCAATGTCCGAAACGATGCCACTCTTGCAAGCTCCGTACGCGAGGAGCCTAAATAG
- a CDS encoding high copy suppressor of a cyclic AMP-dependent protein kinase mutant — protein MMNSQLNNPDNQDQIFQEDQFRQVCFDPQQPQTSGSTAGSASSASTSASTNSASTSDGSSSSSSTKRNSSSAGTATCSLADSSKRKSTPSSNGLGADMSSSASSKAAALKSKAPFIIRRFRSRSLPIINYNSQRPHHFHHHHHNNSGNSSSINTSTTSSSSSSSSSIPPLPPINLQSLKEIDLHEILKNPQLRHDILFDPQLQFRPNLDGERGKRKKSIIDKYWLEIQKECAQFFNNTNSINNNSSSSDNNSSIKIKINRLPILFGTLRDILLSLLPTKDRQQVNEIMDIDLLVQQLNHGSFDFVEMSKWLGDVFKSHCAPMRDQWVVEMNQKFVDAYNFNSVELLVGGLRMIFQILEAMKLDVANHQIRILRPVLIETAVDFERDYFQTLISHQKININDSLNWFYKKFIKKASSMEDCSEPTEDRHINDSNLKPVIISSIIDLLSCRQMATEFPSTLAFDHTRLVLLRADVRQLVCVQLCIVLYKQLVINAKKPTSLLAAANISKVQQEILAIVTDDNGNIKWTKNISSISLQLVKNLSAGSNSNANLSLPQDLVEFSYNWLSKHIQPNSEVYGLMEAKIFKELLNEIMTIINTEDTTIAPVSPATPDASNTELKNIAMRISTLVKFHWNVFGNYYIDHIKSQHHKLQQDKKKFNVTKKLMNYNDNDSNSNNSNNNNSNNDSNNDNAMHPSSSSTSNKNNDDSSNTTTNAAILTT, from the exons ATGATGAACTCGCAGTTGAACAACCCCGACAACCAGGACCAGATATTCCAGGAAGACCAGTTCAGACAGGTCTGTTTCGATCCACAGCAGCCGCAGACCAGTGGCTCAACTGCTGGCTCAGCATCCTCTGCATCAACCTCCGCATCTACCAACTCCGCTTCTACCTCCGACGGTAgctcttcgtcgtcttcaacCAAGAGAAACTCATCTTCTGCAGGGACCGCCACCTGCTCGTTAGCTGACTCATCGAAAAGA aaatctaCCCCTTCCTCGAACGGCCTTGGTGCTGACATGTCGTCCTCGGCTTCATCCAAGGCTGCTGCCTTGAAATCTAAGGCTCCATTCATCATCAGACGCTTCAGATCGAGATCGCTCCCCAtcatcaactacaactcACAGAGACCGCACCATTTCCACCATCACCACCACAACAACTCCGGCAACAGCAGTAGTATCAACACCAGCACCAC ctcgtcatcgtcatccCTGTCATCTTCCATCCCTCCTTTGCCTCCTATCAATTTGCAGAGTCTTAAAGAAATCGACTTGCATGAGATCCTCAAGAACCCGCAGTTGAGACACGACATCTTGTTTGACCCACAACTCCAGTTCAGACCAAACTTGGACGGAGAAAGAGGAAAGCGCAAGAAGTCCATCATCGACAAATACTGGTTGGAAATACAGAAGGAGTGTGCgcaattcttcaacaacacaaacagcatcaacaataacagtAGCAGTAGTGACAATAACAGTAgtatcaagatcaagatcaacagGTTGCCAATTTTGTTTGGAACTTTACGCGACATTCTTCTCAGCCTTTTACCCACAAAGGACCGTCAACAGGTCAACGAAATCATGGACATAGACTTGTTGGTACAACAGTTGAATCATGGCTCGTTTGACTTTGTGGAGATGTCCAAATGGCTTGGTGACGTCTTCAAGAGCCACTGTGCGCCTATGCGTGACCAGTGGGTAGTAGAGATGAACCAGAAGTTTGTTGACGcctacaacttcaactcgGTCGAGTTGCTTGTTGGAGGCTTGAGAATGATCTTCCAGATTTTGGAAGCTATGAAGTTGGACGTAGCCAACCACCAGATACGCATTCTCAGACCCGTGCTCATTGAGACCGCCGTGGACTTCGAGCGTGACTACTTCCAGACCTTGATTTCGCACCAGAAGATTAACATTAACGACTCGCTCAACTGGttctacaagaagttcatcaagaaggCTTCGCTGATGGAGGACTGTTCTGAACCCACTGAAGATCGTCACATCAATGACTCCAACTTGAAGCCCGTGATCATTTCCTCCATCATCGACTTGTTGAGCTGTCGCCAGATGGCCACCGAGTTCCCCTCGACTCTCGCATTCGATCACACTCGGTTGGTTCTTCTCCGTGCTGACGTTAGACAGTTGGTCTGTGTCCAGCTCTGTATCGTGTTGTACAAGCAGCTTGTGATTAACGCTAAGAAACCAACTTCGTTACTAGCAGCTGCTAACATCCTGAAGGTACAGCAAGAGATCTTGGCTATCGTTACTGACGATAACGGCAACATCAAGTGGACTAAGAACATTTCGTCCATTTCGTTGCAGTTggtcaagaacttgtctgCTGGCTCGAACTCCAACGCCAACTTGTCATTGCCCCAAGATTTGGTCGAGTTCTCTTACAACTGGTTGAGCAAGCATATCCAGCCCAACTCAGAAGTCTACGGATTGATGGAAgccaagatcttcaaggaattgttgaacgaaATCATGACTATCATCAACACCGAAGATACCACTATAGCTCCAGTCT CCCCCGCCACCCCTGATGCGTCCAACAccgagttgaagaacatcGCCATGCGCATCCTGACCTTGGTCAAGTTCCACTGGAACGTGTTCGGCAATTACTACATTGACCACATCAAGTCGCAACATCACAAACTCCAAcaggacaagaagaagttcaacgTGACCAAAAAGCTCATGAACTATAACGACAACgacagcaacagcaacaacagcaacaacaataacagcAACAATGACAGCAACAACGACAACGCAATGCAcccttcttcatcctctacttccaacaagaacaacgaCGACAGCAGCAACACAACCACTAATGCTGCCATCTTGACAACCTAA
- the SFL1 gene encoding putative transcription factor (similar to SFL1~go_component nucleus~go_function transcription factor activity~go_process regulation of transcription, DNA-dependent~go_component nucleus~go_function transcription factor activity~go_process regulation of transcription, DNA-dependent) produces the protein MSAVIPSTKIKLSPEALEASHESAPANPTSGQTNVANNSAVNSTANLTTATGSNAGSNSGSNSGSNSGSNSGSVSGPASSANSSGKTQTVFIHKLYDMLHDETISHLIWWSPSNDSFCLLPGEEFSKVLAQYFKHTNIASFIRQLNMYGFHKVNDTFQNNEDGSGSNANANSVNSSGTSTNSTNNSNPNKWEFRHSTNQFRKGDIESLKLIKRRSSKNINSHKEIVNLKSLPPTSNPIMDPNSGYGPAHGHYYGYSDDETSSIASARSPHGSSDNLHQQYHQSLRIHQQSLLINNEGRTTPNGQIQHPPQQQQQIQQPQAQQLHGLGLSAPQSPAHTPIHQPLSPRLQPPPLVTNPSFENSINFKFIELNNQLSSLKNELNVMHQKYDSAHSELVRNQSDTLQLVEMLERFVQATEAAPEKPTINSNIFNNSNSNAIPTVTVNSNVARKDVPDRVSNNKTPINNTGRLADEEGNTSPMSGALFKSTSSSSNSATSASVTSTSATSVSGTGSSTTSAARTLSGEIGSLKSILLQRLRASTQHQQPPLRVQQASTSSSYHLSNAPHTTNNSRNPSNSNIQIVPQHYPLNPHYTIYPQSEYRGPDLNQNQSQNQNQHSKSITEESASANRHLSILMDPLQPMPTRNPILDEQSTNFRLRAESKSYSPLTVGGASGQLPTSSGNANQAQQAHVTQLQPPAHLHSQPPTANGPGGSQQNSQSSSRSSIVEKKTSSRSSSLINTPAGHDSSKPSYQQYPFPHVNSHSTHLHSYHNGSTRTNSLPNPPIDHSVTTPLTPPEPPSTNPSYFNQRNSFTSMYDSHQQQGHNYRVPPYSQQPTSMPKPTGPITSSPISTTSPSRLQESSEFATSMSKNQLPSVSELDKSIKGASSNVPKSATTLPPLHSSPMFALLNKDNDDDKILKKRKT, from the coding sequence ATGTCCGCCGTAATTCCCTCGACCAAGATTAAGTTATCACCCGAAGCATTGGAAGCCTCTCACGAACTGGCTCCGGCAAATCCTACACTGGGACAGACGAATGTTGCGAATAATTCTGCTGTAAACTCTACAGCAAATTTAACGACTGCAACGGGATCAAATGCTGGATCAAATTCTGGGTCCAATTCGGGCTCCAATTCGGGCTCCAATTCAGGCTCCGTTTCTGGTCCGGCCTCTTCAGCTAACTCTTCTGGAAAGACCCAGACTGTTTTTATCCATAAATTGTACGACATGCTTCACGATGAGACGATTTCACATCTTATCTGGTGGTCGCCTTCCAACGACTCGTTCTGTCTTTTGCCAGGGGAAGAGTTCTCAAAGGTGTTGGCTCAGTACTTCAAACACACCAACATCGCCAGTTTCATCAGACAGTTGAACATGTACGGCTTCCATAAAGTCAACGATACCTTCCAGAACAATGAAGATGGCTCAGGCTCTAACGCAAACGCTAACTCTGTAAACTCTTCTGGTACTTCAACCAACTCAACCAACAACAGTAACCCCAATAAATGGGAGTTCCGCCACCTGACCAACCAGTTCCGTAAAGGTGATATCGAACTGCTAAAGCTTATAAAACGTAGATCTTCTAAAAACATCAACTCGCACAAGGAAATCGTCAATTTGAAGTCATTGCCTCCTACTTCGAATCCGATTATGGATCCGAATTCTGGATATGGTCCAGCTCATGGCCATTACTATGGCTATAGTGACGATGAAACTTCATCCATTGCCAGTGCGAGAAGTCCTCATGGCTCTTCAGACAATTTGCACCAACAATATCACCAATCGCTCAGAATACACCAGCAGTCGCTTTTGATCAATAACGAAGGTAGAACTACTCCTAACGGCCAGATACAGCATCCTccacaacagcagcaacaaattcaacaaccCCAAGCTCAACAATTACACGGCCTTGGACTTTCAGCTCCACAGTCACCAGCACATACTCCAATACACCAACCGTTATCTCCACGATTGCAGCCACCTCCTCTTGTAACCAATCCGTCGTTTGAAAactccatcaacttcaagttcataGAGTTGAACAACCAGTTGAGTTCGCTCAAAAACGAACTCAACGTAATGCACCAGAAGTATGATCTGGCCCATTCGGAATTGGTCAGAAATCAGTCAGACACATTGCAGCTTGTAGAAATGCTAGAGAGATTTGTCCAGGCAACAGAAGCAGCACCAGAGAAACCTAcaatcaattccaacatcttcaacaactcgaATTCAAATGCTATTCCTACTGTAACGGTAAACTCAAACGTTGCCAGAAAGGATGTGCCTGATAGAGTGTCTAATAACAAAACGCCCATCAATAACACGGGTCGTCTAGCTGATGAGGAGGGTAATACTTCTCCTATGTCTGGTGCCTTGTTCAAATCCACGTCTTCTAGTTCTAATTCTGCCACTTCTGCTTCTGTAACTTCTACTTCAGCTACTTCAGTTTCCGGTACTGGTTCTTCTACAACGTCTGCTGCCAGAACTCTTCTGGGAGAAATCGGCTCATTAAAGTCCatacttcttcagagaCTAAGAGCTTCCACACAACACCAACAGCCTCCTCTTCGAGTACAGCAGGCGAgtacatcttcttcttaccaCTTAAGCAATGCTCCCCACACCACCAACAACTCGCGTAATCCTTCAAACTCTAATATACAGATAGTGCCTCAACACTATCCGTTGAATCCACACTATACCATCTACCCACAGAGTGAGTATAGGGGCCCAGACTTGAATCAGAACCAGTCCCAGAATCAAAATCAGCATTCCAAACTGATAACAGAAGAGTCTGCCTCTGCCAATCGCCATTTGTCCATCTTGATGGACCCCTTGCAACCGATGCCTACTCGTAATCCTATTCTAGATGAGCAATCTACCAACTTTAGATTGAGAGCCGAGTCGAAAAGCTACTCTCCTCTTACTGTTGGAGGTGCCAGTGGCCAGTTACCTACCAGTTCTGGGAATGCTAATCAAGCCCAGCAAGCACATGTCACACAACTACAGCCCCCAGCGCATCTTCATTCACAGCCACCTACTGCAAATGGACCTGGAGGATCACAGCAGAATTCACAGTCTTCGTCTAGATCGTCTATCgtggagaagaagacaagcTCTCGTTCTTCCAGCTTGATCAACACTCCTGCTGGTCATGATAGTAGCAAGCCTTCGTATCAGCAGTATCCATTTCCACATGTAAATAGTCATTCGACTCATTTGCATTCATACCATAACGGCTCGACCAGAACTAATTCTCTTCCAAACCCGCCCATCGACCATAGCGTGACTACACCTTTAACTCCGCCAGAACCTCCTTCTACCAACCCTTCCTACTTCAACCAAAGAAACTCCTTCACTTCCATGTACGATTCCCATCAACAGCAGGGTCACAATTACAGAGTGCCTCCTTATTCTCAACAGCCTACGTCCATGCCTAAACCTACAGGCCCTATCacttcttcaccaatatcTACTACTTCTCCTCTGAGACTTCAGGAGTCCTCAGAATTTGCGACCTCCATGTCTAAGAACCAGTTGCCAAGTGTAAGTGAACTAGACAAGTCGATTAAGGGTGCCTCTTCCAATGTTCCGAAGTCGGCTACTACCTTACCGCCATTGCATCTGAGCCCTATGTTTgcgttgttgaacaaggaCAATGACGATGACAAAATACTCAAGAAGCGTAAAACCTGA